Proteins from a single region of Mucilaginibacter daejeonensis:
- a CDS encoding AAA family ATPase: protein MKILIMGASSAGSTTLGKALSARTGYPYFDSDDYFWLRSAVPYTLRRDREERVQMLIDDVKATPCHIVGGSLVGWGDQWTDHFDLVVFLHLPPEVRMQRLKDREYERYGDLIYTDPERIRLYNEFVAWAESYDTVAHTGRSIKVHEEWLSRVTCPVLRINGDTTVQERVDRVLEKISDMGTLYA from the coding sequence ATGAAGATCCTGATCATGGGCGCTTCAAGTGCCGGTTCCACTACTTTAGGCAAAGCGCTATCGGCGCGTACAGGTTATCCATATTTTGATTCTGACGACTACTTTTGGCTGAGGTCGGCCGTTCCGTACACGTTAAGGCGCGACCGCGAGGAACGCGTGCAAATGCTCATTGATGACGTGAAAGCTACCCCTTGCCATATCGTTGGCGGGTCATTGGTGGGCTGGGGCGATCAGTGGACGGATCATTTTGACCTGGTGGTGTTCTTGCACCTTCCGCCTGAGGTGCGCATGCAGCGCTTAAAGGACCGTGAATACGAACGTTATGGCGATCTGATCTACACGGATCCCGAACGGATCAGGTTATATAACGAATTTGTGGCCTGGGCCGAATCATATGATACCGTGGCTCACACTGGCCGCTCCATTAAAGTGCATGAGGAATGGCTCAGCCGGGTGACCTGCCCGGTACTCCGGATCAACGGCGATACCACTGTGCAGGAAAGGGTGGACAGGGTATTGGAAAAGATCAGCGACATGGGTACTTTATACGCATGA
- a CDS encoding DUF58 domain-containing protein: MLDPKVLMTIKNLPLLAKTVIDGFMNGFNKSTVKGPGLEFSQYRSYQPGDDLRWLDWRMYARSDRYYIRESEIETSISVRFVIDASNSMNHHDGTLSKIDYARFLAASLGYLANLQGDAVGLYVLKDSGLFSLASRPDPQHLQRFYHQLANIDPAGRFTQPTHYKELFSGSGRKELLVFITDMYQPNGEIMQLLDQLAALRHEIIVFQLMAQNELDLDFKGYSALEDLETGEVIQLGAQTKQRYKEVLHAHQENIRMQLLGKHIVHRMISTAQPLDEALRAFLVQRSK; encoded by the coding sequence ATGCTCGACCCTAAAGTACTCATGACCATCAAGAACCTGCCGTTACTGGCTAAAACGGTTATAGATGGATTTATGAACGGCTTTAACAAAAGCACTGTTAAGGGACCGGGATTGGAGTTCAGCCAGTACCGGAGTTACCAGCCGGGCGATGACCTGCGCTGGCTTGATTGGCGCATGTATGCCCGAAGCGACAGATACTATATCCGCGAAAGCGAGATCGAGACCAGCATATCGGTTAGGTTCGTGATCGATGCCAGCAACTCCATGAACCATCATGACGGCACGCTGAGCAAGATCGACTACGCGCGCTTTTTGGCCGCTTCGTTGGGCTACCTGGCCAACTTACAAGGCGATGCGGTAGGCTTATATGTGCTAAAGGATAGCGGACTATTCTCGCTCGCCTCACGTCCGGACCCGCAACATTTACAGCGCTTTTACCATCAACTGGCCAACATCGATCCGGCGGGTAGGTTCACCCAGCCTACGCATTACAAAGAATTGTTCAGCGGCTCAGGGCGTAAGGAACTATTGGTGTTCATCACCGATATGTATCAGCCCAACGGCGAGATCATGCAACTGCTTGATCAGCTGGCCGCGTTAAGGCACGAGATCATCGTATTTCAACTGATGGCACAGAACGAACTGGATCTCGACTTTAAAGGTTATTCGGCCTTAGAGGACCTGGAGACCGGCGAAGTGATACAATTAGGTGCACAAACCAAACAACGTTACAAAGAAGTGCTGCACGCACACCAGGAAAATATCAGGATGCAACTGCTGGGCAAACACATCGTTCACCGCATGATCAGTACCGCCCAACCCTTGGATGAGGCGTTGCGGGCGTTTTTAGTACAAAGGAGCAAGTAA
- a CDS encoding DUF4159 domain-containing protein has product MSFSSKFTFTRFSYHSGDWDTDQRMPSNILNSLMEYTTIPIDTKEKVVALSGPDVFNSPFSYLSGHKLVQFDAQERNNFKKYVQNGGFVFVDDCNHDIDGLFAKSFETQMSQLFGPQALKKIPNDHELYRSFFTFEKGPPNTSFELNGWGDDLVHDYLKAITINGRIAVLYSNKDYGCEWDYDFRNKRFLAEDNTKFGINIIMYAMGS; this is encoded by the coding sequence ATGTCATTCAGTTCAAAGTTCACGTTCACACGCTTCAGCTACCATTCAGGCGATTGGGATACCGATCAGCGTATGCCGTCGAACATCCTGAACTCATTGATGGAGTACACCACCATCCCTATCGATACCAAAGAAAAGGTAGTGGCCCTGAGCGGGCCCGATGTATTTAATTCACCTTTCTCGTACCTGAGCGGCCATAAACTGGTGCAGTTTGATGCACAGGAGCGCAACAACTTTAAAAAGTATGTGCAAAACGGCGGTTTCGTTTTTGTGGATGATTGTAACCATGATATCGACGGGCTTTTTGCCAAGAGCTTTGAAACGCAGATGTCGCAATTGTTCGGTCCGCAGGCTTTGAAAAAGATCCCCAACGACCATGAGTTGTACCGCTCATTCTTCACGTTCGAGAAGGGACCGCCCAACACGTCTTTTGAGTTGAACGGCTGGGGTGATGACCTTGTGCATGATTACCTGAAGGCGATCACCATCAATGGGCGCATCGCAGTGTTATACAGCAATAAGGATTACGGCTGTGAGTGGGATTACGATTTCAGGAACAAGCGTTTTTTGGCAGAAGATAATACCAAGTTCGGTATCAATATCATCATGTATGCTATGGGCTCCTGA
- a CDS encoding nuclear transport factor 2 family protein: MKTLRSIVAGLALLVVSNVVKADEPKAVKLTKNHAVETYVSSMTLGKSAGLSDVLDQSAKFSILRGNKVMSFDRTQMLEFAKQNKDIQQACSTSTSVVESNDDVSVVKVDMKYENFTRTNYVTVANTGDGWKITNVYSVFK, encoded by the coding sequence ATGAAAACTTTAAGATCGATCGTAGCAGGCTTAGCCTTATTAGTAGTATCAAATGTAGTTAAAGCTGACGAACCAAAAGCAGTGAAACTGACCAAGAACCACGCCGTTGAGACCTACGTTAGCAGCATGACCCTTGGCAAAAGCGCCGGTTTAAGCGATGTGCTTGACCAGTCGGCCAAATTCAGCATCCTGCGCGGCAACAAAGTAATGAGCTTCGACAGAACACAGATGCTGGAGTTCGCAAAACAGAATAAAGACATCCAACAGGCATGTTCTACCTCAACATCAGTAGTTGAAAGTAACGATGATGTTAGTGTTGTGAAAGTTGACATGAAATATGAGAACTTTACCCGCACAAATTATGTGACCGTTGCTAACACCGGCGATGGCTGGAAGATAACCAACGTTTATTCTGTATTTAAATAA
- a CDS encoding BatA domain-containing protein, with protein MFSFLNPIWLFGAAALIIPVLIHLWNIRPGKVLKVGSISLVDAASRKSSRSFKLLDILLFILRCLLLLLVAALLALPVWKEYQRSKKAKGWILIAEQELKTVHDLFKPQIDSLTKAGYEFHYFNDGFKRSDLKQIFLHPTDSLKRDTASTSPDHWALVRELDQRLPADMPVYLFTTNKAKYFKGSRPQLALDLKWRTYTTADSVTSFIQDAWFTPSGDVRVQKGTATPSGTTYIYSNIKPDDAGNSSFNISTTNGLAQISLKGNGQTPVTIDTTVNDMVIYADAKYALDARYLKAALQAAAQFGQRKFTLRTVSSPSAIPANVDRLFWLSDKNAGVSVINKTSNIVAYRPGKAVKNDSWISNAGPLSTALPDEQRVKLYEQVSSTSNKAEALWTNGNGQPILTSAQQGKTRVYDLYTHFDPKWNDLVWSDQFPAWLLDLIKEPAGANNDRYDQRILSPAQYMPQMIAGKKAIAEKTPIHHQDLSRYFWLALVLLIVAERWLSHRTSNLSNS; from the coding sequence ATGTTTAGTTTTTTAAACCCCATATGGCTTTTTGGTGCTGCCGCTTTGATCATACCGGTACTGATACACCTATGGAATATCAGGCCGGGCAAGGTACTCAAGGTGGGCAGTATCTCGCTGGTGGATGCGGCATCGCGCAAAAGCAGCCGCAGCTTTAAGCTGCTGGATATACTGCTTTTCATCCTACGTTGCTTGCTCCTGCTTTTAGTGGCCGCGCTGCTGGCCCTCCCCGTATGGAAAGAATACCAGCGATCAAAAAAAGCCAAAGGCTGGATACTGATAGCCGAACAAGAATTAAAGACCGTTCATGACCTTTTCAAGCCCCAGATCGACTCCCTTACCAAAGCAGGCTACGAGTTCCATTACTTTAACGATGGCTTTAAGAGATCTGACCTGAAACAGATATTTCTTCACCCTACCGATTCATTGAAACGCGATACCGCATCAACATCGCCAGACCATTGGGCACTGGTGCGCGAGCTTGACCAGCGTTTACCTGCTGATATGCCGGTATACCTATTCACGACCAACAAAGCCAAATACTTTAAAGGCAGCCGCCCCCAATTGGCACTCGACCTTAAATGGAGGACCTACACCACCGCCGACTCCGTCACCTCGTTTATTCAGGATGCGTGGTTCACTCCGAGCGGCGATGTAAGGGTTCAAAAAGGCACGGCTACCCCATCTGGCACCACTTATATTTACAGCAACATCAAGCCTGATGACGCAGGCAATTCATCATTTAATATCAGCACTACCAACGGCCTGGCACAGATCAGCTTGAAAGGTAACGGCCAAACGCCTGTCACCATCGACACCACGGTGAACGATATGGTGATCTATGCCGATGCGAAATATGCTTTGGATGCTAGATACTTGAAAGCGGCCCTGCAGGCGGCAGCTCAATTTGGACAGCGTAAATTCACCTTGCGTACAGTAAGTTCACCATCGGCCATACCAGCCAATGTTGATCGGCTTTTCTGGTTATCTGACAAGAACGCGGGTGTTTCTGTCATCAATAAGACTTCGAATATCGTCGCTTATCGACCAGGTAAAGCCGTTAAAAATGATAGTTGGATCAGTAACGCAGGCCCATTAAGTACCGCGTTGCCTGATGAACAGCGTGTGAAGCTTTACGAACAGGTCAGCTCTACCAGCAATAAAGCGGAGGCACTGTGGACCAACGGCAATGGCCAACCGATATTGACGTCCGCCCAACAAGGGAAGACACGAGTGTACGATCTGTACACACACTTTGATCCTAAATGGAACGACCTGGTTTGGAGCGATCAGTTCCCGGCATGGTTACTTGACCTAATAAAAGAACCAGCCGGCGCGAACAATGACCGCTACGACCAACGCATCCTCTCTCCTGCTCAATACATGCCTCAAATGATCGCTGGCAAGAAAGCGATCGCCGAGAAGACGCCCATTCATCACCAAGATCTGAGCCGATACTTTTGGCTTGCCTTGGTACTGCTGATCGTGGCCGAACGCTGGCTATCGCACCGGACTTCTAACCTTAGCAACTCGTGA
- a CDS encoding AAA family ATPase, producing MELTETHVRSILSKLPQLKTEIQKVIVGQEHILDELLVAFLAGGHCLLEGVPGLAKTLLVKTMSQALHLSFRRIQFTPDLMPTDIVGTEILEEDHVTGKRFFKFNKGPLFANIILADEINRTPPKTQSALLEAMQEFEVTYGGQTYPLDRPFFILATQNPIEQAGTYPLPEAQLDRFLLLVQIGYPTEQEEFAILNRTTGTAKATVNPVISAEEIQQAQALVRQVSISEDLVRYVSQLIRATRPDTTTLSYVKEWVRWGAGPRAGQALILTAKARALLKGRFAVIMEDIHAMATPVLRHRVLMNFKAEAEGITSDKATAELIKLIERPKV from the coding sequence TTGGAATTAACAGAGACCCACGTTAGATCGATACTGAGCAAGCTTCCGCAGCTCAAAACCGAGATACAAAAGGTGATCGTAGGGCAGGAACATATTCTTGACGAACTACTGGTAGCTTTTTTGGCTGGTGGCCATTGCCTGCTGGAAGGCGTTCCGGGCCTTGCCAAAACGCTCCTGGTCAAAACCATGTCGCAAGCGCTGCACCTGTCGTTCAGGCGTATACAGTTCACCCCCGACCTGATGCCTACCGACATTGTTGGCACCGAGATACTGGAGGAGGACCATGTTACCGGCAAGCGTTTCTTCAAGTTCAATAAAGGACCTTTATTTGCCAATATCATCCTGGCAGATGAGATCAACCGTACGCCACCTAAAACGCAGTCGGCGCTGTTAGAGGCCATGCAGGAGTTTGAGGTGACCTACGGCGGGCAGACCTACCCGTTGGACAGGCCGTTCTTTATCCTGGCCACCCAGAACCCGATCGAACAGGCGGGAACCTACCCCCTGCCCGAGGCACAGCTTGACCGCTTTTTATTACTGGTGCAGATCGGGTACCCGACCGAACAGGAAGAATTTGCGATACTGAACCGCACCACGGGTACCGCCAAGGCCACCGTTAACCCGGTGATCAGCGCCGAAGAGATACAACAGGCACAAGCCTTGGTAAGGCAGGTAAGCATAAGCGAAGACCTCGTACGTTACGTAAGCCAACTGATCCGCGCCACCCGCCCTGATACTACCACGCTGAGCTATGTAAAGGAATGGGTACGCTGGGGTGCTGGTCCAAGGGCCGGGCAAGCACTGATCCTTACCGCGAAGGCACGCGCGTTACTGAAGGGCCGCTTTGCTGTGATCATGGAGGATATACACGCCATGGCCACCCCGGTACTGCGTCACCGCGTATTAATGAATTTTAAGGCTGAGGCAGAAGGCATCACCTCCGACAAAGCCACCGCCGAACTGATCAAGTTGATAGAAAGACCGAAGGTTTAG
- a CDS encoding TldD/PmbA family protein has translation MKRRNFIYLSGVGAGAMMLPNLPSFGTPIDPAQALEQVDVRIKKELADVALNTAKAKGATYADIRIGRYLNQAVITRETRVQNIANAESYGVGIRVLVNGCWGFAATNNVTKDGIAKTAERAVAVAKANAKIGGKPVQLAPQKGYGEVSWKTPIEKNAFEVPIKEKVDLLMSVNGAALAGGANFVNSMILAINEQKYFASTDGSYIDQDIHRLYPNFGVTKIDASKGAFETRAALSSPVGMGYEYLIPSESEKVQGVVTRYKDRYDMLEDVKNATRNATEKVSAKSVEPGKYDLVLDPSHLWLTIHESVAHPTELDRVLGYEANYAGTSFLSVDKLKSGNFKFGSKNMNIVADRNQKGSLGAVGYDDEGVAPKQFDIVKDGVLTNFQTIRDQAHVIGLKESQGCCYAQTWSDVQFQRMPNVSLKPGKTPMSVDDMIKGVEKGIYIIGNGSFSIDQQRYNFQFGGQLFYEIKNGKIVGMLNDVAYQATNQEFWNSCAAVCDERDYRLGGAFNDGKGQPGQSNAVSHGSATTKFTGVNVINTKRRIG, from the coding sequence TTGAAACGCAGAAATTTTATTTACCTGTCGGGTGTAGGTGCGGGAGCCATGATGCTACCCAACCTGCCTTCGTTCGGTACACCGATCGATCCGGCGCAGGCGCTGGAGCAGGTGGATGTACGGATCAAAAAGGAACTGGCCGATGTGGCACTCAACACGGCTAAAGCCAAAGGCGCCACTTATGCCGACATTCGCATTGGCCGCTACCTAAATCAGGCGGTGATCACCCGCGAGACCCGCGTACAGAACATTGCCAACGCCGAGTCATACGGAGTAGGCATCCGTGTATTAGTGAACGGTTGCTGGGGCTTTGCCGCTACTAACAATGTGACCAAGGATGGCATTGCCAAGACCGCCGAACGTGCAGTAGCAGTTGCCAAGGCCAACGCCAAGATCGGCGGCAAGCCAGTACAACTGGCCCCGCAAAAAGGATACGGCGAGGTGAGCTGGAAAACACCGATCGAAAAGAATGCCTTCGAGGTGCCTATCAAGGAAAAAGTAGACTTGCTCATGAGCGTGAACGGTGCTGCTTTAGCTGGCGGAGCCAACTTTGTGAACTCCATGATACTGGCCATCAATGAGCAAAAATACTTTGCTTCTACCGATGGATCTTACATTGACCAGGACATCCACCGCCTGTACCCTAACTTTGGTGTGACCAAGATCGATGCCTCAAAAGGCGCTTTCGAGACCCGCGCTGCTTTAAGCTCGCCAGTGGGTATGGGTTATGAGTACCTGATCCCGTCAGAAAGTGAGAAGGTACAAGGCGTGGTGACCCGGTATAAGGACCGCTACGATATGCTGGAGGACGTGAAGAACGCCACCCGCAACGCTACCGAGAAGGTATCGGCCAAGTCGGTAGAGCCGGGCAAGTATGACCTGGTGTTGGATCCGTCGCACTTGTGGCTCACTATTCACGAGTCGGTAGCTCACCCCACCGAGCTTGACCGTGTACTGGGTTACGAGGCCAACTATGCCGGTACCAGCTTCTTATCAGTAGATAAACTCAAATCGGGCAACTTTAAGTTCGGCAGCAAGAATATGAACATCGTAGCCGATCGTAACCAAAAAGGTTCCTTGGGTGCCGTAGGTTATGATGACGAAGGCGTTGCACCTAAACAGTTCGATATCGTTAAAGATGGCGTGCTCACTAACTTCCAAACCATTCGTGACCAGGCGCATGTGATCGGCTTAAAAGAATCGCAAGGCTGCTGCTACGCGCAAACCTGGTCTGACGTACAGTTCCAGCGTATGCCAAACGTATCGTTAAAACCAGGCAAAACCCCAATGAGCGTGGACGACATGATCAAAGGTGTCGAAAAAGGCATTTACATCATCGGTAACGGCTCGTTCTCGATCGATCAGCAACGCTACAACTTCCAGTTCGGCGGTCAGCTGTTCTATGAGATCAAGAACGGCAAGATCGTAGGTATGCTGAACGATGTAGCTTACCAGGCCACCAACCAGGAGTTCTGGAACTCATGCGCTGCCGTATGTGATGAGCGCGATTACCGTTTAGGCGGAGCGTTCAATGATGGCAAAGGCCAGCCAGGCCAGTCGAACGCCGTGTCGCACGGATCGGCCACCACTAAATTTACAGGAGTTAACGTGATCAATACCAAACGAAGAATAGGATAA
- a CDS encoding TldD/PmbA family protein, protein MPILSKEEAQALLKKVLSYSKADECEISLGGSEGGNIRYALNAVSTAGDIGTLSLAVSSTYGKKTGTATINEFDDASLEKVVRRSEELAQLAPANPEYMPLLGPQTFKEATTYNEKTAAMTPEVRADLVAKSLDVTKAANLSAAGFLENSTDFRSVMNSKGLFAYNKSTDVTFSVTTRNAEGTGSGYAARGFTDVSKLDTYAATKIAAQKATGSVGARAIEPGKYTVILEPTAAAYMMENMFRGFDARSADEGRSFMSKKGGGTRLGEKLMDDKVTIYSDPFNPDLPSGTWNGDGLPLEKTYWIDKGVVKTLSYSRYWAEKKGVKPQPGPSNIIMEGGNMSLEDMIKSTERGILVSRLWYIRMVDPQVLALTGLTRDGTFYIENGKIKFPIKNMRFNESPVIMLNNVEALGKPERAISVESYRSYMIPPMKIRDFTFSSLSDAV, encoded by the coding sequence ATGCCAATACTTAGTAAAGAAGAAGCACAGGCTTTATTAAAGAAGGTGCTTAGTTATTCAAAAGCCGACGAATGCGAGATCAGCCTCGGCGGGAGCGAAGGCGGTAACATCCGTTATGCACTCAATGCGGTATCTACCGCGGGCGATATCGGCACCTTAAGCCTGGCCGTAAGTTCTACCTACGGTAAAAAGACCGGCACGGCCACCATCAACGAGTTCGATGACGCTTCGTTAGAAAAAGTGGTTCGCCGTTCGGAGGAACTGGCACAACTGGCGCCGGCTAATCCTGAGTATATGCCGCTGTTAGGTCCGCAAACCTTTAAAGAGGCTACTACCTATAACGAAAAGACCGCCGCCATGACACCCGAGGTACGCGCCGACCTGGTAGCCAAAAGTTTGGACGTGACCAAAGCGGCCAATCTGAGCGCAGCGGGATTCCTGGAGAACTCTACGGATTTCCGTTCGGTCATGAACTCTAAAGGGTTGTTCGCCTATAACAAGTCCACTGACGTGACCTTTTCGGTGACCACCCGTAACGCCGAAGGTACCGGATCAGGCTATGCCGCACGTGGTTTCACTGATGTGAGCAAGCTGGATACTTACGCCGCTACCAAGATAGCCGCTCAAAAAGCTACCGGATCAGTAGGTGCACGCGCGATCGAGCCCGGCAAATACACCGTGATCCTGGAGCCTACTGCTGCGGCTTACATGATGGAGAACATGTTCAGAGGTTTTGATGCCCGCAGTGCCGATGAAGGCCGCAGCTTTATGAGCAAAAAAGGCGGCGGCACCCGTTTAGGCGAAAAACTGATGGATGACAAAGTGACCATCTACTCTGACCCTTTCAACCCCGACCTGCCTTCAGGTACCTGGAATGGCGACGGTTTGCCATTGGAAAAGACTTACTGGATCGACAAAGGTGTGGTAAAGACCTTAAGCTACTCGCGCTATTGGGCCGAGAAGAAAGGCGTTAAACCGCAGCCCGGCCCAAGCAACATCATTATGGAAGGCGGCAACATGAGCCTGGAGGATATGATCAAGAGTACCGAGCGTGGCATATTGGTATCGCGCCTGTGGTATATCCGCATGGTAGACCCTCAGGTATTGGCCCTTACGGGGCTCACCCGTGATGGTACGTTCTACATCGAGAATGGTAAGATCAAGTTCCCGATCAAGAACATGCGCTTCAACGAGAGCCCGGTGATCATGCTTAATAACGTGGAGGCTTTGGGTAAACCCGAGCGCGCCATAAGCGTGGAGAGCTACCGCAGCTATATGATACCGCCGATGAAGATCCGCGATTTCACCTTCTCGTCACTGTCTGACGCCGTATAA
- a CDS encoding RDD family protein, with amino-acid sequence MNDEFYVKVDDEEKGPYTFDQLTDGRLEPDDEVRTPFSDWQKASEIPDFLEYFKYEGYYFPTEETLAGFGIRLAAYVIDYVILVFLLVIGLATYVSVTAPGSDVNEFILKNEELIRTIVAPVSLIAYFVITAMLPMSASIGQYACKLIIVNAEGQKIGPGQAFLRGVFKFLSGAFLGVGFLGVIFSKYKQGFHDVMSRTYVVRKDVY; translated from the coding sequence ATGAACGACGAATTTTACGTTAAGGTCGACGACGAGGAAAAAGGTCCATACACCTTTGATCAACTGACCGATGGTAGGCTGGAGCCTGACGACGAGGTACGCACCCCTTTTAGCGACTGGCAAAAGGCAAGTGAGATACCCGACTTTTTAGAATATTTCAAATACGAAGGTTACTATTTTCCTACTGAAGAAACATTGGCCGGGTTTGGCATTCGCCTGGCAGCATACGTGATCGATTATGTGATCCTTGTGTTCTTGCTGGTGATCGGTTTGGCCACATATGTCAGTGTTACCGCGCCGGGATCTGATGTCAATGAGTTCATCCTCAAAAACGAAGAGCTGATCCGCACCATCGTAGCGCCGGTTTCGCTCATCGCTTACTTTGTGATCACCGCCATGCTTCCAATGAGCGCCAGCATCGGTCAGTATGCCTGCAAGCTGATCATCGTGAATGCCGAAGGGCAAAAGATCGGTCCGGGGCAAGCATTCCTGCGCGGGGTGTTCAAGTTCTTGTCAGGCGCGTTCCTGGGTGTTGGCTTCTTGGGCGTGATCTTTAGCAAGTATAAACAAGGCTTTCATGATGTGATGTCGCGCACTTATGTGGTGCGTAAAGACGTTTACTAG
- a CDS encoding YdeI/OmpD-associated family protein, which produces MVTFTAVIFKFGDQGEKTGWTYIDIPADVAQQIKPDNRRSFRVRGTLDNFAIAGIAVMPMGQGNFILTLNAALRKGVRKGEGAMIKVSLEEDTDFKLVVPDDLLDCLADDPDALQFFESLLESHRRYFVNWLNSAKTVETRAKRIAMICHAMANRMDYGQMIRHARDNK; this is translated from the coding sequence ATGGTAACATTCACGGCGGTGATCTTCAAATTTGGCGACCAGGGCGAAAAGACCGGCTGGACCTACATTGATATTCCGGCGGATGTTGCCCAACAGATCAAGCCTGATAACCGCCGCTCGTTCAGGGTTAGGGGTACTCTCGATAATTTTGCCATTGCCGGCATAGCCGTGATGCCCATGGGCCAAGGTAACTTCATCCTCACCCTTAATGCTGCCTTACGTAAGGGTGTACGCAAAGGCGAAGGCGCCATGATAAAGGTAAGCCTTGAAGAGGATACCGACTTCAAACTGGTGGTACCTGATGACCTGCTGGATTGCCTGGCCGACGACCCCGACGCTTTGCAATTCTTTGAAAGCCTGCTGGAATCGCACCGGCGGTACTTTGTCAACTGGCTTAACAGCGCCAAAACGGTAGAGACCCGCGCCAAACGCATTGCCATGATCTGCCACGCCATGGCTAACCGGATGGACTACGGCCAAATGATCAGGCATGCACGCGATAATAAGTAG